In Nitrospirota bacterium, one DNA window encodes the following:
- a CDS encoding DUF1320 domain-containing protein, which translates to MPYCTLTDIKKLIPEITVIQLTDDEDTGAVVTTRVDEAIASADAEIDSYCGGKYSVPFSTVPDIVKKCSVDISIYNLYSRRVEEIPATRADRYKNAIRQLEGIAKGSISIGESTEPTAAAEGGVATNKTASDSVFTKDTMTNY; encoded by the coding sequence ATGCCATATTGCACACTGACAGACATAAAAAAACTCATCCCTGAAATAACCGTCATCCAGCTCACGGATGACGAGGACACCGGCGCGGTCGTTACAACCCGCGTCGATGAAGCGATTGCATCGGCGGACGCTGAGATCGACAGCTATTGCGGGGGTAAATACTCCGTACCTTTCAGCACCGTCCCGGACATCGTAAAAAAATGCTCCGTGGACATATCTATCTATAATCTCTATTCCCGCCGGGTCGAGGAGATCCCCGCGACCAGGGCGGACAGATACAAAAACGCAATCAGGCAACTCGAAGGAATTGCCAAGGGCAGCATATCCATAGGAGAGAGCACCGAACCTACCGCTGCAGCAGAGGGCGGAGTAGCAACCAATAAAACAGCAAGCGACAGTGTCTTTACAAAGGACACGATGACGAATTATTAA
- a CDS encoding polysaccharide deacetylase family protein, with amino-acid sequence MRVKSYELRVISFLVILLLTSCFSHLRAEYIDAEYSYQEINGVQEISSLETNTLTSKNIKGFFRLPLAETVLWDADNDQTDIYVYGTSTCDIVNDGTCDEDCNTGISQVSGIHRRYAEQFVCPCSTASQQFNITTLKSPSTYPLDLSKKYIKIYIKSTATAEEISFFDLIFFSGSSWYNANLTNKMFKNVTGEWLPIYLNRDNFSANGTPAWNNITNIRLGFTCSAKNKNIAIDAIVAVDEYPYSLLILEYDDGSNSHYSFLKDVLDKYQFPANLAVVPHGEVYGVGATGKLTLTQAKDLAKRGWDLLSHTNTHVQDITGELSPGANKFIGDVSAGIQEKELLRARKYFEFNGLGNGNRVVVFPGNGGTLETSSSMLPILRKYYSVAVGSSVNQQPGIFNPEFPYWENYGIYYNNNGVDPTSAMEAFADKLNATPGIGIIGFHSLATSTCGASGQPLCFTTHNAIIDYIATLSNIKVITWSQLLDLFYPIMGVTPLKSILGVPTSFTVDAAITLDASDSPATVYVDGSGGSYTITLPTVTGNEGRLSYTFKRIDNTPANTVTISPNIEGSARTLVNQYDKVTVISNTENATYYLD; translated from the coding sequence ATGAGAGTCAAGAGTTACGAATTAAGAGTCATAAGTTTTTTAGTTATCTTACTTCTCACTTCTTGCTTCTCACATCTTAGGGCAGAATATATTGACGCGGAGTACAGCTATCAGGAGATCAACGGTGTGCAGGAGATTTCATCGCTTGAAACAAACACTCTTACATCAAAAAACATCAAGGGTTTTTTTCGTCTTCCATTGGCAGAAACTGTCTTATGGGATGCAGATAACGACCAAACAGATATTTACGTCTATGGCACGAGTACATGTGATATTGTAAATGATGGGACATGCGACGAAGATTGTAACACAGGCATTAGCCAGGTATCTGGTATACACCGGCGATATGCAGAGCAGTTTGTATGTCCGTGCAGTACAGCATCTCAGCAATTCAATATCACCACACTGAAATCCCCGTCAACTTATCCATTAGACCTGTCCAAAAAGTATATAAAAATTTATATCAAGTCCACAGCTACGGCAGAGGAAATCAGTTTTTTTGACCTTATATTTTTTAGCGGCTCAAGTTGGTATAACGCAAATCTAACAAATAAAATGTTTAAAAATGTTACGGGGGAATGGCTGCCCATATATCTGAATAGAGATAATTTTAGTGCGAACGGTACTCCTGCATGGAATAACATAACAAATATACGCCTTGGATTTACATGCTCAGCTAAAAACAAAAACATTGCCATCGATGCTATTGTTGCAGTTGATGAATATCCGTACTCACTTTTGATCCTTGAATATGATGATGGCAGTAATAGCCACTATTCATTTTTAAAAGATGTATTGGATAAGTACCAGTTTCCCGCGAATCTTGCGGTAGTGCCCCACGGTGAGGTGTACGGTGTTGGGGCGACCGGAAAATTAACTCTGACGCAGGCAAAGGACTTGGCAAAACGCGGATGGGATTTGCTATCACATACCAATACTCACGTGCAGGACATAACGGGAGAGTTGTCACCCGGAGCAAATAAATTTATTGGCGATGTCTCTGCGGGGATACAGGAGAAAGAGTTGCTTAGGGCGAGAAAATACTTTGAGTTTAACGGCCTCGGCAATGGCAATAGAGTTGTTGTTTTTCCGGGGAACGGCGGCACGCTGGAAACGAGCAGTTCGATGTTGCCAATTCTGAGGAAATATTATTCAGTTGCAGTAGGGAGTAGCGTAAACCAACAGCCCGGAATTTTTAATCCTGAATTCCCGTACTGGGAAAATTACGGAATTTATTATAACAATAATGGTGTTGACCCTACCTCTGCGATGGAGGCGTTTGCGGACAAACTCAATGCCACTCCCGGCATCGGCATAATAGGATTTCATTCGCTCGCCACAAGCACTTGTGGCGCGTCTGGTCAGCCATTATGTTTCACAACACACAATGCGATTATCGATTACATAGCAACATTATCGAATATTAAAGTCATAACATGGAGTCAGCTTCTGGATCTATTTTATCCGATAATGGGAGTGACTCCTTTAAAATCTATTCTCGGTGTGCCAACGTCGTTTACGGTTGACGCCGCGATAACGCTTGATGCATCTGACTCACCCGCAACGGTTTACGTCGATGGCAGTGGCGGCAGTTACACGATCACGCTGCCGACGGTGACAGGCAATGAGGGCAGGCTCAGTTATACTTTTAAGCGTATAGACAACACTCCAGCCAATACCGTAACAATTAGTCCAAATATTGAGGGTTCAGCTCGGACGCTGGTCAATCAATATGACAAAGTAACAGTAATTTCTAACACAGAGAACGCAACATATTATCTGGATTAA
- a CDS encoding DUF1834 family protein has product MTTEDIEDKIITEITQMTYIKTVETYAGQLEGKIEALPIQYPAVYVAYVGSSFVWVDGPNYNETCEFSVMVCVKNLKSNEAKRKAVNGAYDLIEAVKTNLINKTFGLAMEKLKILRVSLIGITQSVTIYGIDFQTNFDTTFNW; this is encoded by the coding sequence ATGACGACCGAAGACATCGAAGACAAAATCATAACCGAGATCACCCAGATGACATACATCAAGACAGTCGAGACGTATGCCGGGCAGTTAGAGGGCAAGATCGAGGCGCTGCCGATTCAATACCCTGCGGTGTATGTGGCATATGTAGGATCGAGCTTCGTGTGGGTGGACGGGCCGAACTATAATGAGACCTGCGAGTTCTCGGTGATGGTGTGCGTGAAGAATTTAAAGAGCAATGAGGCCAAGCGGAAGGCAGTCAATGGCGCTTATGATCTGATCGAGGCTGTAAAGACAAACCTCATTAATAAGACTTTTGGCCTCGCCATGGAGAAACTAAAAATACTGCGCGTGTCGCTGATAGGCATCACGCAGTCAGTGACGATTTATGGAATAGATTTTCAGACTAATTTTGATACGACATTTAACTGGTAG
- a CDS encoding flagellar basal body-associated FliL family protein — protein MAEEKDDIQVDTPEEKVTRKKGGNKKLLIIIVAASIVLGAGGFAGYKLLASKGGGDHAAEKKDETHAKTAIVALDPFVLNLADHGRYLKVTVQLELSDKALEETVKDRTPQLRDTIITLVSSKSLSSIASPEGKFQLKDEILFRANQVMGAEKEIFKNLYFTEFVMQ, from the coding sequence ATGGCAGAAGAAAAAGACGACATTCAGGTTGACACGCCTGAGGAGAAGGTGACAAGAAAAAAGGGCGGCAACAAAAAACTGCTTATAATTATTGTTGCCGCTTCCATCGTGCTTGGGGCCGGCGGTTTTGCCGGGTACAAGCTGCTTGCAAGCAAGGGCGGCGGCGATCATGCCGCAGAAAAAAAGGATGAGACACACGCCAAGACAGCCATTGTGGCGCTTGACCCTTTTGTCCTTAACCTTGCTGACCACGGCAGGTATCTCAAGGTGACCGTTCAGCTCGAGCTGTCGGACAAGGCCCTCGAAGAAACTGTAAAAGACCGCACTCCGCAGTTAAGGGACACGATAATAACCCTGGTAAGCAGCAAATCCCTGAGTTCAATAGCAAGCCCCGAAGGGAAATTTCAACTAAAAGACGAGATCCTTTTCAGGGCCAATCAGGTAATGGGCGCGGAAAAGGAAATTTTTAAAAACCTTTATTTTACTGAATTTGTAATGCAATGA
- the fliM gene encoding flagellar motor switch protein FliM, with product MTDKILSQDEVDALLKGVASGEIDTDEARDKIIGGVRPYDFTSQERIIRGRMPGLEVANEGFARLFRSSVSSLLMKFIDISIQNVEIIKFGDFIKTIPVPSSINIFKMDPLKGYSLLVLEAPLVFAFIEFFFGGANAKHIKSEGRAFTPIEQRVIQKVVKLALKDLGSAWNVIAPLQPEYVSSEINPQFVTIVTPAEIVIEVEVLIEIEDFAGKMFFCFPYSLVEPVKEKLYSGIHGNKFETDHRWAQVMKEALMDTFVNITAEVGTINTTFGAVMDFEVGTVLNVGKSITEELLVKVEGSPKFKGVPGASRGNQAIKLTGIIK from the coding sequence ATGACAGACAAGATACTTTCACAGGATGAAGTCGATGCGCTGTTAAAAGGAGTCGCGTCAGGCGAAATAGACACTGATGAAGCCCGGGACAAGATCATAGGAGGCGTCAGGCCCTATGACTTTACAAGCCAGGAGCGTATCATCAGGGGCCGGATGCCGGGGCTTGAGGTAGCAAATGAGGGATTTGCCAGATTGTTCAGGAGCTCCGTGTCTTCCCTCTTGATGAAATTTATAGACATCAGCATCCAGAACGTTGAGATAATAAAATTCGGCGACTTCATAAAGACCATACCGGTCCCTTCCAGTATAAATATTTTCAAAATGGACCCGCTGAAGGGGTACTCATTGCTTGTATTGGAGGCGCCTCTTGTTTTCGCGTTCATCGAATTTTTCTTCGGGGGCGCCAATGCAAAGCACATTAAGTCGGAAGGCAGGGCCTTTACCCCGATTGAACAGAGGGTAATACAAAAGGTCGTAAAGCTGGCATTGAAAGATTTGGGCTCCGCGTGGAACGTTATAGCGCCTTTACAGCCTGAGTACGTCAGCTCCGAGATAAACCCGCAGTTTGTCACAATTGTTACACCCGCTGAGATCGTTATCGAGGTTGAGGTATTGATAGAGATAGAAGATTTCGCGGGGAAGATGTTCTTCTGTTTTCCTTATTCATTGGTGGAGCCGGTCAAAGAAAAACTTTATTCGGGCATACACGGGAACAAGTTTGAGACAGACCACAGATGGGCGCAGGTAATGAAAGAAGCCTTGATGGATACTTTTGTAAATATAACTGCGGAGGTAGGGACTATAAACACCACCTTCGGAGCTGTAATGGATTTTGAGGTCGGGACCGTTCTGAATGTCGGCAAATCAATAACCGAAGAGCTCCTCGTGAAGGTCGAGGGTTCGCCGAAATTCAAAGGGGTGCCGGGGGCAAGCAGGGGAAACCAGGCGATCAAATTAACGGGAATCATTAAGTGA
- the fliN gene encoding flagellar motor switch protein FliN, which produces MEQEVQNHEFSDLKEEKRQSSERDIEFLLDIPVELTVQLGKTKMLIKDLLQLGQGSVVELEKLAGEPMEIMANSRLIAKGEVVVVNEKFGVRLTDIISPSERLSQLK; this is translated from the coding sequence ATGGAACAAGAAGTCCAGAATCATGAATTCAGCGATCTGAAGGAAGAGAAGAGACAATCGTCGGAGCGGGACATAGAGTTCCTGCTTGATATCCCGGTTGAGCTTACAGTGCAATTAGGGAAGACAAAGATGCTGATAAAAGACCTGCTGCAGCTTGGACAGGGATCGGTAGTTGAGCTGGAAAAACTCGCTGGAGAGCCGATGGAGATAATGGCAAACAGCAGGCTTATAGCAAAAGGAGAGGTTGTTGTTGTAAATGAAAAGTTCGGCGTCAGGCTTACTGACATAATAAGCCCGTCGGAAAGGTTGAGCCAGCTGAAATGA
- a CDS encoding FliO/MopB family protein, protein MTGTYFQMVAALLFVILLIAGAGFLLKKKQNKFGLMSVVGYQPFGPKKGVAALKVGKEVLILGVTSSEMSLLKVFREDELDLTQNEGFHSKLEKFKSRVRTEEK, encoded by the coding sequence ATGACCGGAACTTATTTTCAGATGGTCGCGGCGCTTCTCTTTGTAATACTTCTCATAGCCGGCGCCGGATTTTTACTGAAGAAAAAACAGAACAAGTTCGGCCTTATGAGCGTTGTCGGCTACCAGCCGTTCGGCCCCAAAAAAGGCGTTGCGGCATTGAAAGTTGGGAAGGAAGTTTTGATACTTGGCGTGACATCAAGCGAGATGAGCCTGCTGAAAGTATTCAGGGAAGACGAACTTGATTTAACACAGAACGAGGGCTTTCACAGCAAGCTGGAAAAATTTAAATCGAGAGTAAGGACAGAGGAGAAATGA
- the fliP gene encoding flagellar type III secretion system pore protein FliP (The bacterial flagellar biogenesis protein FliP forms a type III secretion system (T3SS)-type pore required for flagellar assembly.): MKKTKDRRQKTGLARAVTTAAFLLFSIFVNTSTAHAFDFKDVDNPLIQVFLLISFLSFLPAILIMFTSFTRIVVVLSFLRHAFGGQTIPPNPVIIGLSLFLTFYIMSPTINVVTEKALTPYIDEEIDFSEAIEQATPPIKEFMLKQTRQKDIALFVNLSKNPPPKTTEDLSMSILVPAFAISELKTSFEIGFLLFLPFLIIDMVIASILLSMGMMMLPPVMISLPFKLLLFVLVDGWNLIVGSMIRSFS, from the coding sequence ATGAAGAAGACAAAAGACAGAAGACAGAAGACAGGTTTGGCAAGGGCCGTCACAACCGCCGCTTTCCTGTTGTTCAGCATCTTCGTTAACACATCTACGGCACATGCATTTGACTTCAAGGACGTTGACAATCCGCTGATCCAGGTGTTCCTTCTTATCAGTTTTCTCTCGTTCCTGCCCGCGATACTGATCATGTTCACATCGTTCACACGCATAGTAGTCGTGCTGTCTTTTTTGCGCCACGCGTTCGGCGGGCAGACCATTCCGCCAAACCCCGTCATTATCGGGCTTTCGCTGTTCCTGACATTTTATATCATGTCGCCGACGATCAACGTAGTAACTGAAAAGGCGCTCACTCCATACATAGATGAAGAAATAGATTTCAGCGAGGCCATTGAACAGGCCACGCCTCCTATAAAAGAATTCATGCTTAAACAGACAAGACAAAAAGATATAGCATTATTTGTGAACCTTTCAAAAAACCCGCCGCCAAAGACAACCGAAGACCTGTCGATGAGCATTCTCGTGCCGGCCTTTGCGATAAGCGAGCTGAAGACTTCTTTTGAAATAGGCTTTCTGCTTTTCCTGCCGTTTCTGATAATCGACATGGTCATTGCGAGCATCCTTTTGAGCATGGGCATGATGATGCTGCCGCCGGTAATGATATCGCTTCCCTTTAAGCTGCTTTTGTTTGTCCTTGTTGACGGTTGGAACCTGATAGTAGGTTCAATGATAAGGAGTTTTTCATGA
- the fliQ gene encoding flagellar biosynthesis protein FliQ — protein sequence MSPEFVRGISEETFKTMLLVAGPPLLVGLVVGVLVGFFQAITQIQEFTLTFVPKMLAVFICLFLLMPWMSGKMIAFTTNLIQQIPVYIK from the coding sequence ATGAGCCCTGAATTTGTAAGAGGAATCTCTGAAGAGACGTTTAAAACAATGCTGCTTGTTGCCGGCCCCCCGCTGCTCGTGGGTCTGGTTGTTGGCGTGCTTGTCGGATTCTTCCAGGCAATAACGCAGATACAGGAATTCACCCTGACATTTGTACCAAAAATGTTGGCGGTGTTCATATGCCTCTTTCTCCTGATGCCGTGGATGTCTGGCAAGATGATAGCCTTTACTACTAATTTGATACAACAGATACCGGTGTATATAAAATGA
- the fliR gene encoding flagellar biosynthetic protein FliR gives MKTATLINSFNNTNLQFLSGYMTNFLFIFIRSSIFVSFLPIIGGKELPGQFRIGLAFFIAILLAPAVKFEIREDSIPLIIVKEVLIALALGLTVRFVFMAINLAGQIISQTMGLSVAGIFNPEIGQDTLIGEIFGIMAMLYFLVTDAHHEIIYIFVKSFELLPAGQMNLAAVIPQVLAMGTKMFVLALKLGAPVIVGLTISNLLTGFLSKVAPQMNIFFIALPLNIFLGLLLIMLGIPVFEYVLNINFGDLKNEMMRIVLLARG, from the coding sequence ATGAAAACTGCGACATTGATAAACAGCTTTAATAATACCAACCTGCAATTCCTCTCAGGCTATATGACCAACTTTCTATTTATTTTCATCAGGAGCAGCATTTTTGTAAGCTTCCTGCCGATCATCGGAGGCAAGGAATTGCCGGGGCAGTTCAGGATTGGGCTGGCATTTTTCATCGCGATACTCCTGGCGCCTGCCGTGAAGTTCGAGATCAGGGAAGATTCCATTCCCCTGATCATTGTCAAAGAGGTGCTTATCGCGCTTGCCCTCGGACTGACTGTCAGGTTTGTTTTTATGGCGATAAATCTTGCCGGACAGATCATCAGCCAGACAATGGGCCTGAGCGTTGCCGGCATTTTCAACCCTGAGATCGGACAGGACACTCTCATAGGCGAGATCTTCGGAATTATGGCGATGCTGTATTTTCTTGTCACGGACGCGCATCACGAAATCATATATATTTTTGTAAAAAGCTTCGAACTGCTGCCTGCGGGACAGATGAACCTTGCGGCTGTAATTCCCCAGGTGCTTGCCATGGGGACCAAGATGTTTGTACTCGCGCTGAAACTCGGGGCGCCTGTTATCGTGGGCCTGACGATATCAAATCTGCTGACGGGATTTTTGTCCAAGGTTGCGCCTCAGATGAATATATTTTTTATCGCGTTGCCGTTAAATATTTTCCTGGGGCTGCTTTTAATAATGTTAGGCATCCCTGTTTTTGAATATGTCCTGAATATAAATTTCGGTGACTTAAAGAACGAGATGATGCGTATTGTACTGTTGGCGAGAGGATGA
- the flhB gene encoding flagellar biosynthesis protein FlhB, whose product MAEEFQEKTEQATPRKQQRAREKGQIAKSRDLISVASTGGILMVFYFGGEYFFKSLSGMTGSFLGMQYGRDPMEVCRIAIVYFVKAVMPFLLASAVLGTLTSVAQGGFIIKPFTLEFEKASPLSGIKRLFSMQGITELLKSLLKFGVGAWVVYYILKKDLKVLPALAAMELGPLVKTSGRMIMQAAGIAFLYYSVVAFVGYIFDKWQHERSLRMTKEEVKEEMKESEGDPKIKARIRSIQRDMARKRMMQEVPKATVVITNPTHLAVALMYEEGKMAAPKIIAKGAGVVAQKIKEIAAEHSVPIVEDKPLARALFKLDLETFVPEELYVAVAKILAYIYKLKGRI is encoded by the coding sequence ATGGCGGAAGAATTTCAGGAGAAAACGGAACAGGCAACGCCCCGAAAACAACAGAGGGCGAGGGAAAAGGGCCAGATCGCAAAGAGCCGCGACCTCATCTCAGTTGCGTCAACGGGGGGAATATTGATGGTGTTTTATTTCGGCGGTGAATATTTCTTCAAAAGCTTGTCCGGCATGACGGGAAGTTTTCTCGGGATGCAGTACGGAAGAGACCCTATGGAGGTTTGCAGGATCGCAATCGTATATTTCGTCAAAGCGGTCATGCCGTTTTTGCTGGCCTCCGCGGTCTTAGGTACGCTGACAAGCGTTGCCCAGGGCGGTTTTATAATAAAACCGTTCACTCTTGAATTTGAGAAAGCCAGTCCGCTTTCAGGGATAAAAAGGCTTTTTTCAATGCAGGGTATCACCGAGTTATTGAAGAGCCTTTTGAAGTTTGGCGTAGGCGCATGGGTCGTATATTACATCTTAAAAAAAGACTTGAAGGTCCTTCCTGCTCTTGCGGCGATGGAGCTGGGGCCCCTGGTAAAGACATCCGGCAGGATGATCATGCAGGCCGCTGGGATAGCGTTCCTTTATTATTCCGTAGTGGCTTTTGTCGGATATATATTCGACAAATGGCAGCATGAGCGTTCCTTGAGAATGACGAAAGAGGAAGTCAAAGAAGAGATGAAAGAGTCGGAAGGCGACCCGAAGATAAAGGCGAGGATAAGGAGCATTCAGAGGGACATGGCGAGAAAGCGCATGATGCAGGAAGTGCCGAAGGCGACCGTTGTAATTACAAACCCGACCCACCTTGCTGTTGCGCTCATGTATGAAGAGGGAAAGATGGCCGCTCCGAAGATAATTGCTAAAGGCGCCGGCGTTGTCGCCCAGAAGATCAAAGAGATCGCAGCCGAACACAGCGTGCCGATCGTTGAGGACAAGCCTCTTGCGCGGGCGCTTTTTAAACTTGACCTGGAAACTTTTGTACCTGAAGAACTCTATGTGGCGGTAGCGAAGATACTCGCGTACATTTACAAGCTCAAGGGGAGGATATAA
- the flhA gene encoding flagellar biosynthesis protein FlhA yields MRQREDVFIAILMVSIIGVMILPVPPFFLDVFLSVSISLSITIMITSIYIRKPLDFSVLPSILLMATLYRLALNVASTRLILLRGNEGVDAAGQVIKSFGNFVVGGNYAVGIIIFLILVIVNFVVITKGSGRIAEVAARFTLDAMPGKQMAIDADLNSGLIDDKEARRRREEIAQEADFYGAMDGASKFVRGDAVAGLAITAINIVGGLIIGILQKGMPIAEAAKTYTILTVGDGLVSQIPALLTSTAAGIVVSRAGKDSDIGRDITQQVLVNPKALVTVAGVLLILGLVPGLPHIPFFLISAGAGGMAYVLTKMPAEEEEKTIITEPASDEPKIESYLELDPLGLEIGYGLIPLVDEPHGDLLKKIKAMRRQVATEIGFVVAPIHIKDNLQLRPHEYSFLIRGVEIARGEVMMGNWLAVASGEAEKIDGVPTKEPAFGLPAYWIEENDVEKAQLSGYMVVDTATVIGTHVTELIRGHAWELLTRGEAQKILDNISKSYPKIVEELIPAHITLGGVQRVLQNLLKERVPIKDIISILDTLLDYAPNVKDPEALTEYARQALARTITKQYLNEEGRLPVFTLDPTFEKIMSQADSGGITPDLINKLVRSIEKVLTSGKMKGIQPVILCSPNIRRYLRRIVERISSSIIVLSSSEIVSTTNLDIRGMVKYEN; encoded by the coding sequence ATGAGGCAGAGGGAGGACGTGTTCATTGCCATACTGATGGTTTCGATTATCGGTGTTATGATTCTCCCGGTTCCGCCATTTTTCCTGGACGTATTCCTTTCGGTTTCCATTTCACTGTCTATTACGATAATGATCACTTCGATCTATATCAGGAAGCCTCTTGATTTTTCAGTCCTCCCCTCAATCCTGCTTATGGCCACGCTCTACAGGCTGGCGCTGAACGTCGCGTCAACGAGGCTTATACTTCTAAGAGGCAATGAGGGAGTGGACGCGGCTGGACAGGTCATAAAATCTTTTGGGAATTTCGTTGTTGGCGGCAACTACGCAGTCGGAATAATTATATTCCTTATTCTGGTAATCGTAAATTTCGTGGTCATAACAAAAGGCTCGGGCAGGATCGCTGAGGTTGCGGCAAGGTTTACATTGGACGCCATGCCCGGAAAACAGATGGCCATTGACGCTGATTTGAATTCCGGCCTTATTGATGACAAAGAAGCGAGAAGGCGCAGGGAGGAAATAGCCCAGGAGGCTGATTTCTACGGGGCAATGGACGGCGCGAGCAAATTTGTCAGAGGAGACGCGGTGGCGGGATTGGCTATCACGGCGATCAATATAGTGGGCGGGCTGATCATCGGCATCCTGCAAAAAGGTATGCCTATCGCAGAGGCCGCAAAGACGTACACAATACTTACCGTCGGAGACGGTCTTGTATCACAGATTCCGGCCCTGCTGACGTCAACTGCCGCAGGTATAGTTGTCAGCCGCGCGGGGAAAGACAGCGACATCGGAAGAGACATAACGCAGCAGGTGTTGGTAAACCCGAAGGCGCTTGTTACGGTTGCGGGTGTCTTACTGATACTCGGGCTTGTGCCGGGACTTCCGCATATACCTTTCTTTCTGATATCCGCAGGCGCAGGCGGAATGGCGTACGTGCTGACAAAGATGCCTGCTGAGGAAGAAGAAAAGACGATAATAACGGAGCCGGCTTCTGATGAGCCTAAGATAGAATCCTATCTGGAGCTTGACCCGCTCGGGCTGGAGATAGGTTACGGGCTCATACCGCTTGTTGATGAGCCGCATGGGGACTTGCTTAAAAAGATCAAGGCCATGAGAAGGCAGGTTGCAACAGAGATCGGTTTTGTTGTTGCGCCGATCCACATAAAAGACAACCTGCAGTTAAGGCCCCACGAGTACAGCTTCCTGATCCGCGGAGTGGAAATCGCGCGCGGCGAGGTAATGATGGGCAACTGGCTTGCGGTCGCATCAGGAGAGGCCGAGAAGATTGACGGCGTCCCCACGAAAGAGCCAGCGTTCGGCCTGCCAGCGTACTGGATCGAAGAAAACGACGTGGAGAAGGCGCAGTTGTCGGGGTATATGGTTGTTGACACGGCCACTGTCATAGGCACGCATGTGACGGAGCTTATAAGAGGACACGCTTGGGAGCTGCTTACAAGGGGAGAGGCGCAAAAGATACTGGATAATATTTCAAAATCATACCCGAAGATTGTCGAAGAGCTCATTCCCGCGCATATCACGCTCGGCGGCGTGCAGCGCGTGCTTCAGAATCTTTTGAAGGAGAGGGTGCCGATCAAGGACATCATAAGCATCCTCGATACACTGCTGGATTACGCGCCTAACGTAAAAGACCCTGAAGCCCTTACTGAATACGCGCGACAGGCGCTTGCAAGGACGATAACTAAACAATACCTCAATGAAGAAGGCAGGCTCCCGGTTTTTACACTGGACCCGACCTTTGAGAAAATAATGTCCCAGGCCGACAGCGGCGGCATAACACCCGATCTGATCAACAAGCTGGTGAGGAGCATTGAAAAAGTCCTTACCTCGGGAAAAATGAAAGGCATACAGCCGGTTATCCTATGCTCTCCGAATATCAGGAGATACCTCAGGAGGATAGTTGAAAGGATCTCTTCCTCGATAATTGTGCTTTCAAGCTCGGAAATCGTGTCTACTACAAATCTTGATATAAGAGGAATGGTGAAGTATGAAAATTAA